The genomic segment GGCCACGAGCCCAAGCGGCAGTCGACGTACATCGACGGCCTACTGGGCGCCATCGTCGTCGTGACCGTCGGCGGCCTGGCCGGCATCTGGCTCGGTTCGAAAGGGTACCTCGACGGCCAACTGTGGTGGCTCGTCGGCAACGAAGGGCTCGAATATCTCGAAGTCGGGAAGCTCTGGCAGGTCGGCCTGCTGGCCGGCTTCGGTACCTGGGCGCTGCTGTCGATCCGCGGGCTCAAGCCGCTGCTCGACGAGGAGCCCGTCTTCGGCCTCGGGCACATGATCCTCTACGCCGGCGGCTCCATCGCCCTGCTGTTTACCGCCGGCTTCCTCTTCACGCCGGACACCAACATCGCCGTCACGGAGTTCTGGCGCTGGTGGGTCGTCCACATGTGGGTCGAGGGCGCCTTCGAGTTCTTCATCGTCGCCATCGTCGGACTGACGCTGGTGTCGATGAACCTCCTCTCGCGGCGCAGCGCCGAGAAGGCGGTCATGCTCCAGGCCCTGCTCGTGATGAGTACCGGCGTCATCGGCGTCTCGCACCACTACTGGTGGGTCGGGATGCCCGACATGTGGATCCCCATCGGGAGCGCCTTCTCCACGCTGGAACTGATCCCGCTCGTGTTCATCCTCTACGAGGCGCTGGGTCAGTACCGGGCGATGTCCGAGAGCGGCGGGTTCCCCTACAAGCTCCCGTTCATGTTCATCATCGCCAGCGGCGTCTGGAACTTCGTCGGCGCCGGCGTGCTGGGCTTTTTCATCAATCTCCCGCTGATCAACTACTACGAGCACGGCACTTACCTCACGGTCGGGCACGCCCACGCCGCGATGTTCGGCGCCTTCGGCTTCCTCGCGCTGGGGATGGTCAGCTACATGCTCCAGTTGTCGATCCAGCCCAGTCGGTGGGACGGCTCCTGGCTCCGGGCCGCGTTCTGGTGCTGGAACGTCGGCCTGGCGCTGATGGTGTTCGTCTCGGTGCTGCCGGTCGGGTTCCTCCAACTGGAGGTGGTGTTCACCCAGAGCTACGACGCCGCGCGGAGCCTCGCGTTCTACAACCAACCGATCATCCAGACGCTGTTCTGGGCGCGGCTCCCAGGTGACACGCTGATCATCCTGGGGACGGTCATCTACGCCGCCGACCTCGTCCGCAAGCGGTTCGTCCTCAGGCAGTCGGCCGACGACCCGAGCGTCGACGATGTCGCCGTCGCGGACGGCGTCCTCAACGACGACTGAGCCCGGCAGCGATCTCCCCGGTCGATCTCAGTCCCGGTAGACCCCGCGGCCGACCTCCAACTCGCCGTCGGTGACCTGCCAGCCCGACTGTGGGCCGGCGAACTGGACCCGCGACCACTCGCGGTACTCGTTGCCACGCCAGCCGCCGGCGAACCACTCGTTGCGGCCGCTGACCTCGGCGGAGACGGACACCACGGTGTCGTCGTCGGTGTCGTAGTCGGCGTACACCCGCCCGTCGTACTCGTAACAGTGGTTCGTCTCGGTGGACCGGCCGAAACAGTCGACTTCGGTCCGGTTGTACCGGGTCGGGAACAGCGGTTCGTCGCCGATCGGCGTCGCCGTATCGATCGTCTCGTTGGCCCCGAGCGTCACCGTGAACTCGAAGCTCCCGTCGTTCTGGACACCCATCTCGGGGTTGCCGGGATCGTACTCCTCGGGACTGATCCGCTCGTAGTAGCCGGTGTCGCCCTGTTCGACGTTCCGGTAGTAGACCGTCTCGACCGCGATCCGGTCGGCCGTGATCGAAAGCATCGGCCCCTCCGCCGTGCTGACGACCGCGTAGGTGAAGTTCACCGGGGCCGGATCGCCGTCGTACCCGCGGACCGGCGGCGTGTATCGGGAGTACTCGACGGTCCGGACGAACTCTTCGCCCAGCCGTGAGCTGTTGCCCTCGACCGGCACCGGGACGTAGAACGTGGCGTCTTCCAGCGTCCCGTCGGCGGAGATGCCGACGCGGTACTCGTAGGTGCTGGTCGTGCTCTCGCCGATCCGTTGCTCCCCGAGCACCGAGAGCCCGGCCAGGACGAGTCCGAACACCAGGACGACGACCACTGCGCCGATGCCGACGGTGCGCCAGCCGACACGGTCGCCCGGCGGTCTGGTGAGCATGTGATGGAGCAGGACCGCGACCGCCGTGCCGGCGACGAATCCCGCCGGGAGGCCGACGAGGATCGAGAGCCAGATCACCGGCTCTAGCACCACGGTCAGGGCGATCCCGACGGCGAGAAACACGACGAGGCCGGCGAGCAGACTCAGTCCGATCGGAGCGAGCCGACGGCCGCCGCCGAGGTCGTCGATCGACTCCGCGGCGCCGGTGTCGGTTACCTTGTGCCGGTCGGCTTCGAGGAGACCGGCCAGCCCTCCGCCGATCGCGGCGACCGCGACCTGTGCGACCGTGGCGAACAGCGAGAGGACAGCACCGACGAGTAGCCCACCCAGCGGGACACCGAGGCCGTCGAAAGGGAGGGACCCGAACCGGAGAAACAGGATCGTTCCGGTGATAACGGTGCTGAGGGCAGCCATGATCGCGCCCGCGATAGCGCCGGTGACGGCGCCCCGACGCGGCCCCGCTCGTTCCAGGTAGCCGGCGACGCCGCCGCCGATCAGCGGCGCGACGAGCAAGACGATGGGGACGAAGCCCAGAAGGACACCGACGACTGCGCCGACCGCGCCGTTGCGGAGCGTTTGGCGTTCGGGAAGCTGCATGACTGAAATGACACTCGGAGGATACTTATTGCTATGCCAGGCGAGTCAGCGGCGACGCTCACGGTTCGGCGACCCCAGAAAACCCCGCGAGACCGCGACGGCGGCTCAGTCAGTCGGCTGTTCGTCGTCCCCGCCACGGCGGCGGAGACCGATGACGACGATCGCGACGATTGCGACGATAGCGATGAGTTTTGTCCGGTTCATCCTGACTGTACTTCTCACCTATCAGATATAAAGATTAGCGTGACGGGACGCCGTTGCGGGCCGGTCAGCGCCCGGCTCTCGGTCCGGAACCTGTTCGTATCTCCTGACCGGCGCCGGCGCGGACCACACACCCCTATCGATGTGTTCGGCCAAGCGTTATCGTGTCGGCGCGACAACTGAAAACGGCATGGTAACGTTCGCGATCGTCTACGGGACCGGCGAAGGACAGACAGCGAAAGTCGCGACGCGGATCGGGACCGCGCTCAGGGACCGGGGCCACGAGGCGGTGGTCACCGACATCACCGACGCCGACCCGGCCACAGTGCTCGACGGCGTCGACGCGGCGCTGGTCGGGTCCTCGATCCACGTCGGCAAGCACGCCGGGGCGATCAGGTCGTTCGTCGAAGCCAACCGCGACAGGCTTCGGTCGCTCCCCACGGCGTTCTTCCAGGTGTCGCTCACCTCGGCGGTCGACGACGAACAGCACCGGGCCGAGGCCGCACGGTACGTCACGGAGTTCACCGACGGGACCGGCTGGCATCCCGACCGAGTGGGGCTGTTCGGCGGTGCCCTCCGCTATTCGGAGTACGGCTTCCTGAAGCGGTTACTGATGAAACGCATCGCGGCGGACGCGACAGGCGACACCGACACCGCACAGGATTACGAGTACACGGACTGGGACGAGGTCGAGCAGTTCGCGGCCGATGTCGCGGCGTTCGTCGAGGGGCGACTCGGCACGACGCCACCGGCCGACGAGTGATCGTTCACACACTCAGGCGGGTGAGCCCTCGCCGGTCGATTCGTCGAGTGTCGTCTGTCGGCCCCCAGGGGACTCCTCCTGACCGCGCGCGGCGTAGGCGTCCCGGAGTCCCAGCACCAGCGCCCCCATCCCGAGCAGGAAGGCAAGCAACTCGAAGAGGCCGCCGATCACGGGGACGGCACCGAGGACGGCGAACCCGACCAGCCCGACGACCAGCGCGAGCCACCGGTTCTCGGTGTCTGCTAACCCGAGCGCCCACCAACCGACGGCGAACTGGCCGTAGACGACGCTGACCCAGACCGCGATCCCGAAGGCGATCGCGCCGACGACCGATAGCGGAAGCCCGACGATCGTTATCGCCAGGACGAGCAAGGCGATGGGGACGGCGACGAGGACGAGGAACCCGACCCCGCCGGTCCAGACCGGCCGGTTCGAGACTCGGTCTGCCACACCGGCGGAGAACTGCGGGAAGACGGCGAGCAACACCACACCGAGCAGGAGGTTCGCCACGAGACCGTAGACGACGCCGAGCCAGGACGGGATATCGAGCGTCCCGAACTCCGGTCCGGCGGACTGGCCGATCGAGCGGTCCCTGACGACCGCCCCCTGGATCGTCGCGTCCGGGTCGCGGTTGAACGTCTCCGCGTCGTAGCGGAACTCACCACCGACTACCGCCGACGGGCCGACTGTTATCGTCTCCGCGCCCGCGCGAACGTCGCCGTCGATCTGCCCGTCGACGATGAGATAGTTCGCACCGGCCTCGACGTTGCCCCCGATCTGTGCGGACTCGCCGATCTCCACCGTCCCGCTGGCGACGTTGACGTTCCCGCCGACCGTCCCGTCGATCCGGACGGTTCCAGCGGCGGCACTGATGTCGCCGCCGACGGTGCCGCCGTCGGTCACGAGGATCGTTCCCGCCGCACCGGAGATATCGCCGGTGACGGTTCCGCGGACGATGATCGTCCCCGCGAAGCCGGAGACGCTGTCGTAGGTCTCGCCCTCCCCGACGACGATCGTGTCGGACGCGCCCTCGAAGGACTGCCCGGCGACGACTCCCGAACCGACGGAGAGCAAGAGGAGTGCACCGACGAGAACGATAGCGATACGACGGGACCACGACGGATCGGTTGACATGCCCCTCTGTTCTCAACCAACCAATATAAATATTCACTGACACGTATTCTCAGCCGGTCGAGACTGAGAAAATAGCGTTTAGAGGAGCTCTGTACCTCTCTGAACGATCTTGGGGAGCCATTCGTTACCTTCGTGAAAATTACCATATTCAGAACAATAACGTTCCGATCGTTTACTGGATAGTCACGGTGGAAGTCGTCCGGACAGTACTGTTTTTACGGCGGTGCGCGTAGCTCGGTCTGTGTGCGAAACGACAGATACGCTGTCCGGTCCGCGGGCCGACAGCGATGCGGGGAGCGGTCGGCTGAGGGCGGTTCTGGTCGCGCTCGGACTGCTGGTGGTGGGGCTGGGCGCGAGCATCGTGGTCGGTATCGTGTTCACCGTCCCGTTGCTCCTGTTCGGGGCCGACGTACAGAGCCCCACGGTGTTTCTCTTGCTCGCCGCGGTGGGCCAACTCGCCTTTCTCGTCGTCGGGCTCTCGTATGTCGGGCGGTACGGTGGGGTGACCGTTCGGCGCCCGAGCAGACGCGACACCGGTTATCTCGTCGGTGGTCTCGTTGCCGCGCTGATCGCCGCCACGGGCCTGAGCGTCGTTGTCACCGTCCTCGGGATCGGCCCGTCCGGGAGTGTCTTCGACGACCCGATCACCACGGCGCCGTGGGTCGCGCTCGCACTGGCGGGCCTCTCTATCGTCCTCGTCGCGCCTGCGGAGGAACTGCTCTTTCGGGGTGCCATCCAGGGCCGACTCCGCAAATCGTTCGGCCCGGTCGGTGCTGTCGGGGGTGCGAGTGTCATCTTCGGGTCGATTCACTTGCTCAACTACACCGGGTCGATCGTCGGTGCGCTCAGCGGCGTCGTCATCGTTACTGTCGGCGGTGCCATCTTCGGGACGATCTACGAGCGGACGGGGAACTTGCTCGTTCCGATCGGTGCCCACGGCGGCTACAACGCGGTGTTGTTGACCGTGGCGTTTCTCGCGAGTTGAGCGCCGGTCAGGCCGGCCGGTCCGACTGTCGCCACCGGTAGGCAAGAACCGGATACAGCGGCGCCAGCGGCAGCAACAGCAGCAGTATCGGGACTAGCATCACCATCCCGATGACGCCCATTCCTGCCTTCGGTTCGTACGGAGTCGCGTTCGGAACTACCATACTCCAGTGTACGACGCCACACCTCACCAGCTTCCTGCGCCACCGGTGTGGGGGATTCAAGTCGCCGCCCTCAGGTCGGCGTCGACGCGCCGGTAACCGAGAGCTCCCGTGTGGTCGTCACGTGACCGTCGATGCACAGTGGCATCGGACCGGCTTCGGTCGCCGTGTACTCCGTATCGATTGTGACCGTCGCAGTCGTCTGCGCTCCTCCGGCCACCCGCCGCTCGACGATGGTGGACTCGTCGTCGTCGGCGATGAGTTCCGTCGGCCAGTAGAGCGCGGCCAGGAACCGCCCGTCGACAGCAGCGGTGTTGGTGACAGTGATCGTCGCTTCGAGCGGTTCGCCCTGCTCGGTCGGACCGGCGTGTCAGCGCGGCCGCTCTGCGGGACGATGCTGGCTCACATCGTCCGGTGCTGTTCGAGCAGTTCACGGATCCGGCGGAGTTCCGAGACGACCTCGTCGGTACTGGTCGTGGTCCCGACGATTGCCGGTTCGTCCTCGCTCTCCGTTGCTTTCGCCGGGCGTTCTCGCACACGGTCGAGGATCTGTTCTTTGATCGCTTCGTAGTCACTGACACCGCTGATCGTCAGTTCGGCACCCATCTGTCCACCGTACCCCGCGGTGTGTATACCGACCGATCCCGCGCTGACGAGACGCTGAATCGGCCCCTGTGAGGTCCCGACGTTCGTGATCCGGTTGTAGGGGACGGTGGTCTTCTGCCGAAAGAAGACGCCCCGTCGGTATTCGATCTCGTCGTCGGTGAACCGATACCCCGTCGTCCGGTAGAAGGCGGGAATCCACCACGTCACGTAGCCGAACGCGATCAGGAGTCCCGCGCCCCCGACCAGGACTACCCAGTCTGCCAACTGCGTGAGGATACCGGTACCCGCGAGGACGCCGATCACGCACAGCACCACCAACAGGGCTCCCGCCTCGTAGACGAAGTAGTACCGACGCAACTGTTCGGGTTTGAACCACTTGTTTCGGGGCCGCATACGTGGACGGACGGCTGCCGAGAACTTGAAGATAATCTAACACCAGACTGTGGGAGGCGGCCACCGCTGAGACTTGGACCCCGCTGGGCAGGGTGCGCTGGAGTCGATATAGCGGTATGAGATATACCATACGCGTCCAACTCTAAAATCAGCTATACGACATAGCTATATTGTCTGACTTATCTTTAAGTCGCCGACTTCCGATTGGGCTCGTATGCTCACGTACACAGTCTACAGTGAGGCCGGTGGTGTCGGAAAGACAACACTGGCGGGGAACCTTGCGGTCGCCGATGCCAGGGCCGGACACGATGTCCTCGCGATCGACATGGACCCACAGGAGGGGAGTCTCTCATACCTCTTCGACGTGGCGGACAACCGGACGGATTCGGAGGCCGATAGTCTCGTCAGACACCTCGTCGAACGCCCGCGCGGCGAGTTCGGCGACCTCGTTCAAGAGTCTGAAGGCGTCGATATCGTTCCCGCCCACAACTCCCTTGAAGTCCTCTCGAAACACCTTCGGCGGAGAGAGGAGGAAGCCGCTGATTTCGGCGAGAACTGGAACCCTAACGTCCAGTTGCTCCGGGTGTTGAAATCTGCAGGTGTTCCAGCCGAGTACGACACCGTCGTCATCGACCCACCGGCGACTGCGGACGTGAAACTGTACAACGCGATCCACGCGACGCGAAACCTCGTGATCCCCTTCGAACCGAGCGGGAAAGGTCAGCAGTCGGTGACCGGCCTGGCCGACCTCGTCGACGGACTGGAGACGACACTCGACATCAACGTCGGCGTCCTCGCTGCCGTCCCGAACCGGTTCAAAGGCACTAACGACCAGGAGGAGGTCCTCGACGACCTCCGGTCACAGGACTACGACGTTCCCGTCGTCTTCCGGGAGCGGACCTCACTTCTCGAAGGCTGTTGGCGCAAGCAGTGTTCCGCGTTCGAATACGTGAACACGCACCGTTCTCGCGAACGTGACTACGAGTTAGAAACGCTGGAGCAGTTCGAGACCCTGGCACGCCGGCTGCGATCGCCGCGGGAACAGGAGGCAACAGCATGAAGTCGGGATCGGGCGACGACCCGTTTGCCGAGACGGGCACGACCGAGTCGAGCTCGGAACCACAGTCGTCGACCCCCGATCACTCACCTGAGTCGGAAGTTTCGGACTCCGATTCTGACGCCGAAACTCCCGAGATCCCGTACAAGTTCCGTCGCTCGTCGGTCAAAGCCGACAGGAAGCAGCGCCCGATCTTTCTCAGACCCCACATCGAGGACCGAGAGTCGTCGTTCGTGCGAACGCTCGAAGACGCGCTCGGCGAAGACGTTTATAAAACCGATGCCCTCGAAGCAGCGATCGTCGTGGCGATGGACAATCCGGATCTGGTCGCCGAAGAACTTCGAGAGTGGGGCTACGACTGGGACTGAGGCGAGTCCCGCCGTGTGAGGGGCGAAGACTTTCTGCTGACCACTATTACGAGACTTTCCCAAGTAGCGATCAAACACAGCTATACTAAATAGCTATAATAAATAACTGTTCGGATTAGACATAAATAATAGTCAAGGGGAGCAGTCAAAGATATAGTTAAAAAGACACACTATCTTGTATATTCGAGCCGACTAGCTATGCTGATATTCGAACCGATTTTCTATCTGGGTATGAAAAACAGCTGTTAAGTATAGCTATACTTACTAAATATTCCACCTAGCTCTATCAGCTAAATGGACAGGCTGACTGTGCGATCTGGCCAAATATGCTAGCGGGGCCGACTGGAGGGGCCGGCGGAACTGAGCCATCTGGTTATCGACCACTTTCGTCGTCCGTGTCGGCTCGTATCTTGCGCGTGGCCAGACTGTCGAGCTGCCGGGCGGAAGCAGATTCGAGGGTGGTCCGGCGGAGTTGATCGGACGGCAGGATCGCTCTCGGTAACCGTATCATCGACCAACGAACGGGGTGGGTGTCGGTTACTTAGTCGTCTGCCGGTAGGCCAAGATATTGGCTGACTCAAATCACGATTGAATCGATAGCTGGATACAATACCCGTCCACTCGGTAGTTCAAGTATGCTGAGTGTGCCCTCCATCCACGTTTCGAGCGGCCGTCCTGTGTTCGGGATGACAGCCTGGCGACACTGTCGTGAGGACCTCTATATCCGCAACGAGAGTGCAGCGACGACCCACGAGATCCGGGTCGCTATCCTCGACGATGGGCGTGTCCGCCACGAGAAGACGTACCGACTTGCGCCCGGCCAGGACGGATGCTCGGTGAATCTGCTTCCTGCTGGTCGATACACGATCACTGTGACGCTCGACGGTGGCCCCAGTTCGACTGCTACTGTGCGTGTCGGTGATACCCCCGAACGGACGATCGTCGCCGAGGTCGCCGACGAACGGGTAACTATCACCGAGGGACACGAGTAGCCGGCTTCAAACGGCTTGGTAAGTCTACTCTGTCATACACCCAGTGCTCAGAGCGGTCAAACGGCGGACGACAGCCTGCCGGTCGGATTGACACACCAACTGCAAGCGCCAGTGGCAGTCTCGGGGAAACTGTCCGGATTCGACGCTGAAACTGGGGAGTTGGCCGTCACGAAACAGTCCCCTTCGGAAACGATCAACGTCTTCGAATCGGAAGGACGACTCCTCGTCGCGATGGA from the Haloarcula pelagica genome contains:
- a CDS encoding nitric-oxide reductase large subunit, yielding MEVQRKTIAKFIAAAFVINLVVMGAGAWFAYQEAPPIPDEITGPEGQTVVTDEQIRDGKKAFQRDGLMNHGSILGNGAYYGPDYTADTLDLKTEHMRQYYARERYDADYGALGSGERAAIDEVVKQDLDDQYDGGDIQYTAAELYAHEQVREEYVERYHEGSHERGVPVEMIDSEADARKFADFALWTAWFSHTDRPDGDHSYTNEWPYAPGAGNDATAAAMTWSVIAMILLVGAAGFGIWLYRSIELPEPSADGLSVPEPADVEIFPSQRAALRFIPVAAGLFLSQVLLGGLLAHFYIERAGFFGIEELFGVHILQLLPFAIAKTWHIDLGILWIAATWLGAGLFLPPLLTGHEPKRQSTYIDGLLGAIVVVTVGGLAGIWLGSKGYLDGQLWWLVGNEGLEYLEVGKLWQVGLLAGFGTWALLSIRGLKPLLDEEPVFGLGHMILYAGGSIALLFTAGFLFTPDTNIAVTEFWRWWVVHMWVEGAFEFFIVAIVGLTLVSMNLLSRRSAEKAVMLQALLVMSTGVIGVSHHYWWVGMPDMWIPIGSAFSTLELIPLVFILYEALGQYRAMSESGGFPYKLPFMFIIASGVWNFVGAGVLGFFINLPLINYYEHGTYLTVGHAHAAMFGAFGFLALGMVSYMLQLSIQPSRWDGSWLRAAFWCWNVGLALMVFVSVLPVGFLQLEVVFTQSYDAARSLAFYNQPIIQTLFWARLPGDTLIILGTVIYAADLVRKRFVLRQSADDPSVDDVAVADGVLNDD
- a CDS encoding DUF5518 domain-containing protein, whose protein sequence is MQLPERQTLRNGAVGAVVGVLLGFVPIVLLVAPLIGGGVAGYLERAGPRRGAVTGAIAGAIMAALSTVITGTILFLRFGSLPFDGLGVPLGGLLVGAVLSLFATVAQVAVAAIGGGLAGLLEADRHKVTDTGAAESIDDLGGGRRLAPIGLSLLAGLVVFLAVGIALTVVLEPVIWLSILVGLPAGFVAGTAVAVLLHHMLTRPPGDRVGWRTVGIGAVVVVLVFGLVLAGLSVLGEQRIGESTTSTYEYRVGISADGTLEDATFYVPVPVEGNSSRLGEEFVRTVEYSRYTPPVRGYDGDPAPVNFTYAVVSTAEGPMLSITADRIAVETVYYRNVEQGDTGYYERISPEEYDPGNPEMGVQNDGSFEFTVTLGANETIDTATPIGDEPLFPTRYNRTEVDCFGRSTETNHCYEYDGRVYADYDTDDDTVVSVSAEVSGRNEWFAGGWRGNEYREWSRVQFAGPQSGWQVTDGELEVGRGVYRD
- a CDS encoding flavodoxin domain-containing protein, whose protein sequence is MVTFAIVYGTGEGQTAKVATRIGTALRDRGHEAVVTDITDADPATVLDGVDAALVGSSIHVGKHAGAIRSFVEANRDRLRSLPTAFFQVSLTSAVDDEQHRAEAARYVTEFTDGTGWHPDRVGLFGGALRYSEYGFLKRLLMKRIAADATGDTDTAQDYEYTDWDEVEQFAADVAAFVEGRLGTTPPADE
- a CDS encoding bactofilin family protein — translated: MSTDPSWSRRIAIVLVGALLLLSVGSGVVAGQSFEGASDTIVVGEGETYDSVSGFAGTIIVRGTVTGDISGAAGTILVTDGGTVGGDISAAAGTVRIDGTVGGNVNVASGTVEIGESAQIGGNVEAGANYLIVDGQIDGDVRAGAETITVGPSAVVGGEFRYDAETFNRDPDATIQGAVVRDRSIGQSAGPEFGTLDIPSWLGVVYGLVANLLLGVVLLAVFPQFSAGVADRVSNRPVWTGGVGFLVLVAVPIALLVLAITIVGLPLSVVGAIAFGIAVWVSVVYGQFAVGWWALGLADTENRWLALVVGLVGFAVLGAVPVIGGLFELLAFLLGMGALVLGLRDAYAARGQEESPGGRQTTLDESTGEGSPA
- a CDS encoding CPBP family intramembrane glutamic endopeptidase, yielding MCETTDTLSGPRADSDAGSGRLRAVLVALGLLVVGLGASIVVGIVFTVPLLLFGADVQSPTVFLLLAAVGQLAFLVVGLSYVGRYGGVTVRRPSRRDTGYLVGGLVAALIAATGLSVVVTVLGIGPSGSVFDDPITTAPWVALALAGLSIVLVAPAEELLFRGAIQGRLRKSFGPVGAVGGASVIFGSIHLLNYTGSIVGALSGVVIVTVGGAIFGTIYERTGNLLVPIGAHGGYNAVLLTVAFLAS
- a CDS encoding PH domain-containing protein, which translates into the protein MRPRNKWFKPEQLRRYYFVYEAGALLVVLCVIGVLAGTGILTQLADWVVLVGGAGLLIAFGYVTWWIPAFYRTTGYRFTDDEIEYRRGVFFRQKTTVPYNRITNVGTSQGPIQRLVSAGSVGIHTAGYGGQMGAELTISGVSDYEAIKEQILDRVRERPAKATESEDEPAIVGTTTSTDEVVSELRRIRELLEQHRTM
- a CDS encoding ParA family protein; the protein is MLTYTVYSEAGGVGKTTLAGNLAVADARAGHDVLAIDMDPQEGSLSYLFDVADNRTDSEADSLVRHLVERPRGEFGDLVQESEGVDIVPAHNSLEVLSKHLRRREEEAADFGENWNPNVQLLRVLKSAGVPAEYDTVVIDPPATADVKLYNAIHATRNLVIPFEPSGKGQQSVTGLADLVDGLETTLDINVGVLAAVPNRFKGTNDQEEVLDDLRSQDYDVPVVFRERTSLLEGCWRKQCSAFEYVNTHRSRERDYELETLEQFETLARRLRSPREQEATA